From a single Salvelinus sp. IW2-2015 linkage group LG22, ASM291031v2, whole genome shotgun sequence genomic region:
- the LOC111949634 gene encoding somatostatin-1A: protein MLSTRVQCALALLSLALAISSVSAAPSDAKLRQLLQRSLMAPAGKQELARYTLAELLSELAQAENEAIESDDLSRGVEQEDVRLELERAAGPVLAPRERKAGCKNFFWKTFTSC from the exons ATGCTCTCGACGCGTGTCCAGTGCGCCCTAGCGCTGCTTTCCCTAGCCCTGGCCATCAGCAGCGTCTCTGCCGCTCCGTCCGATGCCAAACTTCGCCAGCTTCTTCAACGGTCACTCATGGCACCTGCAGGCAAACAG gAGCTTGCCAGGTATACACTCGCAGAGCTGCTCTCAGAGCTTGCACAAGCAGAGAACGAGGCGATTGAGTCAGATGACCTGTCTCGTGGCGTGGAGCAGGAGGATGTGCGTCTCGAGCTGGAGCGTGCAGCTGGCCCAGTACTGGCGCCGCGTGAACGCAAGGCTGGATGCAAGAACTTCTTTTGGAAAACCTTTACATCATGTTAA